A stretch of Cyanobacteria bacterium QS_8_64_29 DNA encodes these proteins:
- a CDS encoding DUF3641 domain-containing protein → MVQTPVRAGITPFRDKIGGSLSKHPIRVLQINLGKRCNLACTHCHVEAGPNRTEELSPEVRDRLIALIERFPQIETVDLTGGTPEMNLGFRPLVEAARAQNKQAIVRSNLSIYFQPGFEDVPEFCARHQARVAASLPCYLPNNVDSQRGAGVYDASIRALQRLNQLGYGHDPELVLDLIYNPPLPLSEDGFRLPPPQQGLEQDYKTHLQSQFGIQFNNLLTLANLPIGRTKQFLQRQQLHAAYLRYLEANFNPQTVPNVMCRNQLSVDYTGNVFDCDFNQMENLPAQTPDGEPVTVEKLLALDSLDAIEQIQTRPYCYGCTAGNGSSCGGSLV, encoded by the coding sequence TCGCGTGCTGCAAATCAATTTGGGCAAGCGCTGCAACCTGGCCTGCACGCACTGCCACGTTGAGGCGGGACCCAATCGCACCGAGGAGCTGAGCCCCGAGGTCCGCGATCGCCTGATCGCTCTAATCGAGCGCTTCCCGCAAATCGAGACCGTCGATCTCACCGGCGGGACCCCCGAGATGAATTTGGGCTTTCGCCCGCTGGTGGAAGCGGCTCGAGCCCAAAACAAGCAGGCGATCGTTCGCTCCAACCTCTCCATCTACTTTCAGCCGGGCTTTGAAGATGTCCCCGAGTTTTGCGCGCGCCATCAAGCGCGCGTGGCAGCCTCGCTGCCCTGCTACCTCCCCAACAACGTTGACAGCCAGCGTGGCGCCGGCGTTTACGACGCCTCCATTCGCGCCCTCCAGCGGCTGAACCAACTGGGCTACGGGCACGATCCCGAGTTAGTGCTGGATTTGATCTACAACCCGCCCCTACCGCTGAGCGAGGACGGCTTCCGGCTACCGCCACCGCAGCAAGGGCTGGAGCAGGACTACAAGACGCATCTGCAATCGCAGTTCGGCATTCAGTTCAACAACCTGCTCACCCTAGCCAACTTGCCCATCGGGCGGACCAAGCAGTTCCTGCAGCGCCAGCAATTGCACGCCGCTTACCTGCGCTATCTGGAGGCCAACTTCAACCCCCAGACCGTGCCCAACGTCATGTGCCGCAACCAGCTCTCGGTGGACTACACCGGCAACGTCTTCGACTGCGATTTCAACCAGATGGAGAACCTGCCAGCGCAAACGCCCGACGGCGAGCCCGTCACTGTGGAGAAGCTGCTGGCGCTCGATAGTCTCGATGCCATCGAGCAGATCCAAACGCGGCCTTACTGCTACGGCTGCACGGCGGGCAACGGTTCCAGCTGCGGCGGCTCGCTGGTGTAG